A segment of the Bordetella flabilis genome:
CCGATGGAAGCCGGCAAGATCAAGTCGCCGACCGACGGCAAGGTGCTGGCCAAGATCGACCTGATCGACGCCATGATCAAGGCCGCCGACCCCGCCATGAGCGACGCCGATGTGGCGGAGTACGAGCGCAGCGCCTGCCCCACCTGCGGCTCCTGTTCCGGCATGTTCACCGCCAACTCCATGAACTGCCTCACCGAGGCGCTGGGGCTGGCCCTGCCCGGCAACGGCACCATCGTCGCCACCCACGCGTGGCGCAAGGGCTTGTTCGAGCAGGCGGGCCGCCTGGTCGTGGACCTGTGCCGCCGCTACTACGAGCAGGACGATGCGTCGGTCCTGCCGCGCAACATCGCCACCAAGGCGGCCTTCCAGAACGCCATGACGCTGGACGTTGCCATGGGCGGATCGACCAATACGGTGTTGCACCTGCTGGCGGCGGTCCAGGAAGCCGGCGTGGATTTCACCATGGCCGACATCGATCGCATTTCGCGTCGCGTGCCCTGCCTCTGCAAGGCCGCGCCGGCGACGGACAAGTACCACATCGAGGATGTGCACCGTGCCGGCGGCGTCATCGGCATCCTGGGCGAGCTGGCGCGCGCGGGCCTGCTGGACCTGTCTACCGGCAACGTCCACAGCGGCACGCTGGGCAAGGCGCTGGAGCAGTGGGACGTGAACGGCGGCGCGGGCGAAGCCGCGCAGAAGTTCTATCGCGCGGCCCCGGGCGGGGTGCCGACGCAGGTGGCCTTCAGCCAGGATCAGACCTATCTCACGCTGGACCTGGACCGCGCCAACGGCTGCATCCGCGATCTGGAGCACGCGTATTCCAAGGACGGCGGGCTCGCCGTGCTGTACGGCAACCTGGCCGAGAAGGGTTGCATCGTCAAGACGGCGGGCGTGGACGAAAGCCAGCTGACCTTCCAGGGCCGTGCGCGCGTCTTCGAAAGCCAGGACCAGGCGGTGGAAGCCATCCTGGCCGACAAGATCGTGCCGGGGGACGTGGTGGTCATCCGCTACGAAGGCCCCAAGGGCGGTCCGGGCATGCAGGAAATGCTGTATCCGACCTCGTACCTGAAGTCCAAGGGGCTGGGCAAATCCTGCGCATTGTTCACCGACGGGCGCTTTTCCGGCGGCTCGTCGGGCCTGGTCATCGGCCATGCCTCGCCGGAAGCCGCCGAACAGGGCACCATCGGCCTGGTGCGCGATGGCGATGCGATCCAGATCGATATCCCCAATCGCCGCATCCACCTGGAAGTGAGCGCCACGGAGCTCGCCGCGCGCCGCCAGGAAATGGAAAGCCGCGGCGATCGCGCCTGGAAGCCCGTCGACCGCCAGCGCGTGGTTTCGCAGGCGCTGCAGGCCTATGCCGCCCTGGCCACCTCCGCCGATCGCGGCGCCGTGCGTGACGTCAGCCAGTTGACGCGGCGTTGAGACATAGCGCCGCGGCGTGACCGTCGCGGCGCCGCCCTGCCCTTACGGGGCGCTTCTGGGGTGCGTCTCGCATCCCCGGGCACTCCAGGATGATGCGGGGTTGCCACAGCCAGCCCCCCCGGCGCCGCCGCGCCCCTACGCGCACTCGGCGGCGGGCCGGCCGGGGCGCGCGGGCTGCTCGCGCCGGTCCAGGCGCCAGCTGTAGCAGGCCACCAACAACCCCCCGGCCGTCATCAGGCTGGCAACCCACGGCAGCGCGGCCAGGCCAGGGCCGTGGTCGATGGTAAGGCCGCCCACCCAGGCGCCCGCCGCATTGCCCAGGTTGAAGGCCGCGATATTGAAGGCCGACGCCAGGTTGGGCGCGCCCGCCGCTTTTTCGAGTACGCGCATCTGCAGCGGCGGCACGGTGGCGAATCCCGCCGCGCCCAGCAGTCCCACGGTGATGGCCGCGGTCAACTGCGCATGGGCCGTGAAGGTGAAGACCGCCTGCAGCAGGGCCAGGATCAACAGCGTCCCGATCAAGGTCGGCATAAGCCGGCGGTCGGCGAGTTTGCCGCCCAGCGTATTGCCCACCACCAGGCCGACGCCGAACAGCAGGAGGATGGGCGACACGGCCGCATCCGAGAAGCCCGCCAATTGGGTCAGGATGGGCGCGATATACGTGAAGGCCGCGAACACGCCGCCGAAGCCGAGGACGGTCATCAGGAAACCGAGCAGCACCTGGGGACGGCCCAGCGTCCGCAGTTCCTGCGTGAAGTTCGCTTGCTGGTCATCGCGGCTGCGCGGCACCAGGAAAGCGATGGCCGCCATGGCCACGATGCCCACCGCCGTGACAGCCCAGAAGGTGCTGCGCCAGCCGAAATGCTGCCCCAGCCATGTGCCCAGCGGCACGCCCATCACATTGGCCAGTGTCAGGCCGGTGAACATCAGCGCGATGGCCGAGGCCTTCTTGTCGGCCGCGACCAGGCTGGTCGCCACCACCGAACCGATGCCGAAGAACGCGCCATGCGCGAACGAGGTCAGCACGCGGGCGGCCATCAAGGTGCCGTACCCGGGCGCCAGGGCACAGGCCAGGTTGCCGACGGTGAAGAGCAGCATCAGGCCCAGCAGGACGGTCTTGCGTTGCAGCCGGGACATCATCGGTGTGACGATGGGCGCACCGATGAAGACGCCCAGCGCATAGCCCGTGACGAGCAGGCCGGCGCTGGAAAGAGTCACGTTGAGGTCGCGGGACAGCTCCGGCAGCAGTCCCATGATGACGAATTCAGTGGTCCCGATGCCGAAGGCACCGGCGGCAAGCGCCCATAAAGCGACAGGCATGGCAATTCCCGAGGAATGATACGAAGGCCGTATTGTGCGCGTCGACCATTTCGGGAAACAGACCGCCCGGAACAAAGGACTTGTACG
Coding sequences within it:
- the ilvD gene encoding dihydroxy-acid dehydratase; the protein is MPQYRSRTSTHGRNMAGARALWRATGMKDGDFGKPIIAVVNSFTQFVPGHVHLRDLGALVAGEIEAAGGIAKEFNTIAVDDGIAMGHDGMLYSLPSRELIADSVEYMVNAHCADAMVCISNCDKITPGMLMAAMRLNIPVVFVSGGPMEAGKIKSPTDGKVLAKIDLIDAMIKAADPAMSDADVAEYERSACPTCGSCSGMFTANSMNCLTEALGLALPGNGTIVATHAWRKGLFEQAGRLVVDLCRRYYEQDDASVLPRNIATKAAFQNAMTLDVAMGGSTNTVLHLLAAVQEAGVDFTMADIDRISRRVPCLCKAAPATDKYHIEDVHRAGGVIGILGELARAGLLDLSTGNVHSGTLGKALEQWDVNGGAGEAAQKFYRAAPGGVPTQVAFSQDQTYLTLDLDRANGCIRDLEHAYSKDGGLAVLYGNLAEKGCIVKTAGVDESQLTFQGRARVFESQDQAVEAILADKIVPGDVVVIRYEGPKGGPGMQEMLYPTSYLKSKGLGKSCALFTDGRFSGGSSGLVIGHASPEAAEQGTIGLVRDGDAIQIDIPNRRIHLEVSATELAARRQEMESRGDRAWKPVDRQRVVSQALQAYAALATSADRGAVRDVSQLTRR
- a CDS encoding MFS transporter → MPVALWALAAGAFGIGTTEFVIMGLLPELSRDLNVTLSSAGLLVTGYALGVFIGAPIVTPMMSRLQRKTVLLGLMLLFTVGNLACALAPGYGTLMAARVLTSFAHGAFFGIGSVVATSLVAADKKASAIALMFTGLTLANVMGVPLGTWLGQHFGWRSTFWAVTAVGIVAMAAIAFLVPRSRDDQQANFTQELRTLGRPQVLLGFLMTVLGFGGVFAAFTYIAPILTQLAGFSDAAVSPILLLFGVGLVVGNTLGGKLADRRLMPTLIGTLLILALLQAVFTFTAHAQLTAAITVGLLGAAGFATVPPLQMRVLEKAAGAPNLASAFNIAAFNLGNAAGAWVGGLTIDHGPGLAALPWVASLMTAGGLLVACYSWRLDRREQPARPGRPAAECA